The following DNA comes from Candidatus Margulisiibacteriota bacterium.
CCTGCCCGGCGCCCAAATCCAAAACAGTGCTGTACGGCATCGCTTTGGTTAGAAAGGCCTTAATCTGCGGCCGGCCAAACAACAAATCGCCCGCCGCGCCTATTTTTCCAAGTTTGTATAATAAGCGATCCCGCTGCATAGAGAATATATAATAACAAAACAAAAAGTAATTAACAAGATAGAAAGAAACTAAAGGTAAAAAGCGGTCAACGAAAATCTCCCTTCCACAATCGCCAATTATCGGCAAACATGGTAAACTTAATAAATTCGACCAAAAACACGAGCGAGAAAATGCCTAAACGCACAGACCTCAAAAAAATTATGATTATCGGCGCGGGGCCTATTGTCATCGGACAGGCCTGCGAATTTGATTACAGCGGCACACAGGCCTGCAAAGCCCTCAAAAAAGAGGGCTATCAGATCGTGCTGGTCAACAGCAACCCGGCGACGATCATGACCGACCCGGAATTTGCCGACCGCACGTATATCGAACCGATCCGCCCCGATATTGTGGCGAACATAATCGCAAAAGAACGCCCCGACGCCCTGCTGCCGACCGTCGGCGGACAGACCGCGCTCAACTGCACGCTGGAGCTGATGAAACTGGGCGCGCTGGAAAAATACAATGTTGAGCTGATCGGCGCGGGCATTGAGGCGATCCGTAAAGCCGAAGACCGCAAATTATTCAAAGACGCCATGACGAAGATCGGTCTTGACATGCCGTGCTCCAGAGAAGTTTATTCGCTGGAAGAAGCGCGGGAATTCATTAAAACTATCGGATTTCCGGCGATAATCCGGCCGTCTTTTACGCTGGGCGGCACCGGCGGCGGCATTGCCTACAACGACGCCGACCTGGAGCGCATCGTCAACAACGGCCTCGACCTTTCGCCGACGCATCAGGTACTGCTCGAGGAGTCCATTATCGGCTGGAAAGAGATCGAACTGGAGGTCATGCGCGATCTCAAGGACAACACGGTGATAATTTGTTCCATAGAAAATTTAGACCCGATGGGCATACACACCGGCGACTCCATCACGATCGCGCCGGTGCAGACGCTGACTGATAAAGAATACCAGCGCCTGCGCGATGCTGCTGTTGCCGTGATGCGCGAGATCGGCGTGTCGACCGGCGGCTCCAATGTGCAGTTTGCCCTGGATCCCCAATCCGACCGGATCTGCATTATTGAAATGAATCCGCGGGTGTCGCGCTCCTCCGCGCTGGCTTCCAAAGCCACCGGTTTCCCGATAGCCAAGATCGCCGCGCTGCTGGCCGTGGGGTATACGCTCGACGAAATACCCAACGACATCACCAGAGTTACGCCGGCGTCTTTCGAGCCGACGATCGATTATGTCGTGGCTAAAATCCCCCGCTTTGCTTTTGAAAAATTCCGCGACGCCGATGACACGCTCAATACGCAAATGAAATCTGTCGGCGAATGTATGGCTATCGGCCGGACTTTTAAAGAGGCCCTGCGCAAAGCTCTGCGTTCGCTGGAGATCTCCGCGGTCAAATGTCAGGACGAAAAGATCGAGGAAAAATTGAGCCGGCCCAACTGCGAGCGTATCTGGTATCTCCTGCACGCTTTCCGGCGGGGTTATACGGTCGCGCGCGCGCAAGAGCTGTCGCGGATCGATAAATGGTTTTTAAATCAGCTGCGGGAGCTTGCCGCGGAAACGCCGGAGTCGCTGGCCGCTGAGAATAAGGCGCGCGGCGTCAAAGGCGTGGTCTACAAAAAAGTGGACACCTGCGGCGCGGAGTTTGAGGCGCAGACACCGTATCTCTACTCGGCCTACGAGCAGGAGGATGAGTCCGCGCCGACCGGCCATAAAAAGATCGCTATTTTAGGCGGCGGACCAAATCGTATCGGTCAGGGTATCGAGTTTGATTATTGCTGTGTGCACGCGTCTTTTGCCCTGCGGCAGGCCGGCTACGAAACCCTTATGATCAACAGCAACCCCGAAACGGTGTCCACGGATTACGACACTTCCGATCGGCTCTATTTCGAGCCGCTGACGCATGATGATGTGCTGAATATTGTGCGCAGCGAGAAGCCGGACGGTGTGATCGTGCAGTACGGCGGGCAAACGCCGCTGAAGCTTGCCCTGAAACTGGAAGCGGCGGGCGCCAAAATTATCGGCACCGCGCCCAAAAATATCGATGTGGCGGAAAACCGGAAATTATTCGGACGCCTGATCGACCGGCTGGGCATTAAGCAGCCAGCGAACGGCGCCGCCACGTCCATAGAGGACGCGATCAAAGCCGCCAATAAAATTTCCTATCCGGTCATGGTGCGTCCCTCTTATGTGCTGGGCGGCCGGGCGATGGAAATAGTTTATGACGAGGAAGGCCTGAGGCATTATATGAAAACCGCCGTTGAGGCCTCGCCGGAGCATCCGGTCTTGATCGATAAGTTTCTGGAAGACGCCATAGAAGTGGATGTGGATGCTATTTCTGACGGCGCCGAAACCCTGATCGCCGGCGTTATGGAGCATGTGGAAGAGGCCGGCATTCATTCCGGCGATTCGGCTTCGGTTATCCCGACTTTTTCGCTGCCGCCGGAAATTCTGGACACTATCGAAAAACACACCGGAGACATGGCGCGGGAGCTAAAGGTAATCGGCTTGATGAATATCCAGTATGCGGTCAAAAACAATGAAGTATATGTGCTGGAAGTAAATCCGCGCGCTTCACGCACCGTGCCTTTTGTTTGCAAAGCCACCGGCGTGCCCTGGGCCAAACTCGGCGCGCTGGTCATGGCCGGGCAGAAAATCAAAGACCTGGGTATAACCAGAGTTATACCCAAATACTGGTCGATCAAAGAAGCGGTGCTGCCCTTTGCCAAATTTCAGGGGCAGGATGTGCTGCTCGGCCCGGAAATGCGCTCGACCGGCGAGGTCATGGGAATTGATGAAAATTTCGGCATGGCTTACGCCAAGTCGCAGATCGCCGCCGGGGAAAAACTACCGGAGCCCGGGCAGAAGGTTTTTATTTCCGCGCACGATCCGTACCGCGGGGAAAAACTACTCTGGGCGGCGCGCAAATATAAGGAGCTGGGGTTTGAAATAATCTGCACCAGAGGCACAGGCGATTTTTTGCGCGAGAACGGCGTGGAAGTCGGCGTGATTGCCAAAGTGCGCGAGGGGCACCCCAATATTATTGACGCGATAGCCAATCATGAGATCGGCCTGATCGTCAACACGCCGTCCGGTAAAGGCGCGCGGCAGGATGATTATTATATCCGGCAGACCGGGTTGCGCTACAAAACCATGTGCGTCACCACTATCGCCGCGGCCATCATGGTGGCCAAAGGACTGGAAGCAATGCTTCACGGCAAGTTTGATGTCAAGGCCTTGCAGGATTATCATAAAGAGAATTTGTCCAGCTATAATTAACGCGAGCACAGAAGTTCAGAATTGCTAAACAAGGGATTTAATCAGGATTGTTTAGCGCTGCTTGACGGCTAAAACTTCAGCCCCGGCAAAGCATTTTTCAACGCCTCTTCCGCCTGTTTTTTGAGCTGGTCTGTTTGGCTGTTTAGCTGATCTTCCAATTCTTTTTGCCTGGCCTCAATTTTGGCTTTCTCGCTGTCCAGCGCGGCCTGTTGCGCGGCCAGAGTGTTTTGCAGGATTTCCTGCTGTTTTTGCACGACGCTGGCGGCTTCGTCCCGTGCGCCGCCGAGCGCTTTGTCGTACTCAGCCAGCAGCTGCGCTTTGGCGCTCTCTATCTGTCCGCTGATCTCTTTGTCCAAACGGGCTTTGATGAGCGCGTCGAGATTGGTGGTCAGACGGATGTCCGGCGCGTCAAGACTGCCGCCCAGCAGCACGTCGACGCGCAGCTCCGGCGCGCTGGCAATGGCTTCCGCGGCGAGTTTGGCCAGGCCGTCCGCGGCCAGCCGGGCATACTGCAGATCGCGCCCCAGAAAAGACAGCTTGCCACTCAGCTCCCCGTCCACAATATTAACGGACGCTTCCAGTCGCCCCAGCCCGCCGGTGATCTGCAGAGGTATAACGCCGGTGTCCCAGAATTGCGCGCCGGTCAGGTCATAACCAGACAGGACAAATTTAGACACCGCGGCGCCGCTCTCGCCGCGGTGGTCGAGCGTGATATCAATATCCAGCAGCGACTGCGGGCGTTTGGTGAACGCGCCTTTGATCTTGAGCAGCGTCGGCCGGCCGAGAATGTCCGGTTCGCTGGCGATGTCGTTGACGTAGCCGCTGTAAGTTAATTCATTGGCCGTGTCCTGCCCGCTGACGCCGCTCAAACCCAGACGGCCGAGCCAAAAACGCGGCCGGGTTTTATTGTTCGGGAAAATCACCGTCGTGCCCCGCAATCTTTCTTTGGCCGGCCGGGCGGGCGTCTTTTCTTTTTTGGCCGGCAGGTACTTTTGCGCCAGCGCCAGATAATTCTGGCCCAGGTCGAGCCAGCCGCCGATCTTCGGCCCGAGCAGCTCCTGTCCCAGCGCGCCGAGATCATAATTGTCCAGATTTAAAGAAGCCATTAGATTAGCAAGATCCGTCTGGCGCGTCTGATCGAGATAGGCCAGATTTTTTTGCGCTTCCCGCAGGGCCGTCTCGCCGGCTTTTTTATTGGCCTCCAGCGTGCCGATGATTTTCTGCAAGCCCCGCTGTTTTTCCTCGACAAGATTTTGCAGCTTCTGCAAATCGGCCGGACTGGAAATACTTAAACTGCCCAGCTCATCCAGATTTAACGCGGCCAGTTCTTTGGACACGTCATAAGCGGCAATTTGTTTTTGCGCGTCGGCCAGCAGTTTTTCATTTTCTTTTTGCACACGGGACGCTTCCGCTCCGATCTGAGGTGGCGTGAGCCGGAAGGCCTCCTGTACCGCCGCGGGATTGAGCTGCAGGTCTTTGGCCAGCTTGTTGAGATCGAGCGGCTTTTTTTCCGCCGCCACTTTTTGCTTTTTTTGCGGCAGCGCGCCGGAGGTTTGGCGCGGCGTGCCCAGCCGAATATTATCGATAGTTGCCTGCGCGATATTTACCCGTTTGTACAATAACTGC
Coding sequences within:
- the carB gene encoding carbamoyl-phosphate synthase large subunit — its product is MPKRTDLKKIMIIGAGPIVIGQACEFDYSGTQACKALKKEGYQIVLVNSNPATIMTDPEFADRTYIEPIRPDIVANIIAKERPDALLPTVGGQTALNCTLELMKLGALEKYNVELIGAGIEAIRKAEDRKLFKDAMTKIGLDMPCSREVYSLEEAREFIKTIGFPAIIRPSFTLGGTGGGIAYNDADLERIVNNGLDLSPTHQVLLEESIIGWKEIELEVMRDLKDNTVIICSIENLDPMGIHTGDSITIAPVQTLTDKEYQRLRDAAVAVMREIGVSTGGSNVQFALDPQSDRICIIEMNPRVSRSSALASKATGFPIAKIAALLAVGYTLDEIPNDITRVTPASFEPTIDYVVAKIPRFAFEKFRDADDTLNTQMKSVGECMAIGRTFKEALRKALRSLEISAVKCQDEKIEEKLSRPNCERIWYLLHAFRRGYTVARAQELSRIDKWFLNQLRELAAETPESLAAENKARGVKGVVYKKVDTCGAEFEAQTPYLYSAYEQEDESAPTGHKKIAILGGGPNRIGQGIEFDYCCVHASFALRQAGYETLMINSNPETVSTDYDTSDRLYFEPLTHDDVLNIVRSEKPDGVIVQYGGQTPLKLALKLEAAGAKIIGTAPKNIDVAENRKLFGRLIDRLGIKQPANGAATSIEDAIKAANKISYPVMVRPSYVLGGRAMEIVYDEEGLRHYMKTAVEASPEHPVLIDKFLEDAIEVDVDAISDGAETLIAGVMEHVEEAGIHSGDSASVIPTFSLPPEILDTIEKHTGDMARELKVIGLMNIQYAVKNNEVYVLEVNPRASRTVPFVCKATGVPWAKLGALVMAGQKIKDLGITRVIPKYWSIKEAVLPFAKFQGQDVLLGPEMRSTGEVMGIDENFGMAYAKSQIAAGEKLPEPGQKVFISAHDPYRGEKLLWAARKYKELGFEIICTRGTGDFLRENGVEVGVIAKVREGHPNIIDAIANHEIGLIVNTPSGKGARQDDYYIRQTGLRYKTMCVTTIAAAIMVAKGLEAMLHGKFDVKALQDYHKENLSSYN
- a CDS encoding TIGR03545 family protein, encoding MLNWKKLLPALVLLLAVIFGFNPLLKFGLEKAGAAAFGAKTEISGFLLNPFSGRLDIRRIQAANKNAPFTNLFEVGAFRLDLSVEQLLYKRVNIAQATIDNIRLGTPRQTSGALPQKKQKVAAEKKPLDLNKLAKDLQLNPAAVQEAFRLTPPQIGAEASRVQKENEKLLADAQKQIAAYDVSKELAALNLDELGSLSISSPADLQKLQNLVEEKQRGLQKIIGTLEANKKAGETALREAQKNLAYLDQTRQTDLANLMASLNLDNYDLGALGQELLGPKIGGWLDLGQNYLALAQKYLPAKKEKTPARPAKERLRGTTVIFPNNKTRPRFWLGRLGLSGVSGQDTANELTYSGYVNDIASEPDILGRPTLLKIKGAFTKRPQSLLDIDITLDHRGESGAAVSKFVLSGYDLTGAQFWDTGVIPLQITGGLGRLEASVNIVDGELSGKLSFLGRDLQYARLAADGLAKLAAEAIASAPELRVDVLLGGSLDAPDIRLTTNLDALIKARLDKEISGQIESAKAQLLAEYDKALGGARDEAASVVQKQQEILQNTLAAQQAALDSEKAKIEARQKELEDQLNSQTDQLKKQAEEALKNALPGLKF